The Rhopalosiphum maidis isolate BTI-1 chromosome 1, ASM367621v3, whole genome shotgun sequence genome has a segment encoding these proteins:
- the LOC113549532 gene encoding transmembrane protein 17-like isoform X2 has translation MSDSWRQTMMNITDRIFPSLPPEEKIGPAFGNEIVSSLPLQMSLYFNIVYFPFWLYTFLSLISFKLGCLSMLIQTIICVSLFLIMILECARLYLGVQGNLNEKIPDLAAFWMFSLILQLPLHSFLGSLFYVTWQNITSSVSMYRNFIAASTVKLNKPKIYDLLLYYPCKNIILNHSNVS, from the exons ATGAGTGATAGTTGGCGGCAAACAATGATGAACATTACTGATCGTATATTTCCATCTCTTCCGCCAGAAGAAAAAATCGGGCCAGCTTTTG ggaACGAAATTGTGTCTAGTCTTCCACTGCAAATGTCACTGTATTTTAACATTGTATACTTTCCATTTTGGCTTTATACGTTCTTATCGTTGATTTCATTTAAA ttggGTTGTTTAAGCATGTTGATCCAAACTATAATTTGCGtgtcattatttttgataatgatTCTAGAATGCGCTCGATTGTACTTGGGTGTTCAAGGAAATCTAAATGAAAAA ATTCCAGATTTGGCTGCATTTTGGATGTTTTCGTTGATCCTCCAATTACCTCTACA CTCATTTTTGGGTTCATTGTTTTACGTGACATGGCAAAACATCACAAGCTCCGTTTCCATGTATCGCAATTTTATTGCAGCCAGCACAGTAAAACTgaataaaccaaaaatatatgatcTGCTATTGTATTATCcatgtaaaaatatcattttaaatcattcaaatgtgtcataa
- the LOC113549532 gene encoding transmembrane protein 17-like isoform X1 has protein sequence MSDSWRQTMMNITDRIFPSLPPEEKIGPAFGNEIVSSLPLQMSLYFNIVYFPFWLYTFLSLISFKLGCLSMLIQTIICVSLFLIMILECARLYLGVQGNLNEKIPDLAAFWMFSLILQLPLQLVFLCLNTMPVEIAVQGIMCFLLLSQLIFGFIVLRDMAKHHKLRFHVSQFYCSQHSKTE, from the exons ATGAGTGATAGTTGGCGGCAAACAATGATGAACATTACTGATCGTATATTTCCATCTCTTCCGCCAGAAGAAAAAATCGGGCCAGCTTTTG ggaACGAAATTGTGTCTAGTCTTCCACTGCAAATGTCACTGTATTTTAACATTGTATACTTTCCATTTTGGCTTTATACGTTCTTATCGTTGATTTCATTTAAA ttggGTTGTTTAAGCATGTTGATCCAAACTATAATTTGCGtgtcattatttttgataatgatTCTAGAATGCGCTCGATTGTACTTGGGTGTTCAAGGAAATCTAAATGAAAAA ATTCCAGATTTGGCTGCATTTTGGATGTTTTCGTTGATCCTCCAATTACCTCTACAGTTAGTATTCTTGTGCCTGAATACTATGCCGGTTGAAATCGCTGTTCAAGGTATAATGTGCTTTTTACTTTTGTCACAGCTCATTTTTGGGTTCATTGTTTTACGTGACATGGCAAAACATCACAAGCTCCGTTTCCATGTATCGCAATTTTATTGCAGCCAGCACAGTAAAACTgaataa